The sequence GAAGAAGACATGTTTCCTTAAATAGCCAAAATCATTGAATACttttttattactttatttatcATTTGCCTTATGGTACTGTTGATATCTGGAGTACTAATACAAAAAATTTGTCGAGGAATCtgtttgtgtgtatgtttcgagttcatatatttttttctcgTTCTTACTATGCAATACTTGTATATGGCAACACAACTAGTTTTACACCAATCAATGAAAGAAGTCTGATAAGTTTGGGATTTTTCATATTGAGACCTATTGAACAACTTGATATAATTAAAACTGTTTCGAGATGAAAATCCAGATATCACCATGAATCGGCATGAGATAGCTAAAGCTTTATTCATTACAGATCAACAGGCTGATTTCGGACAATGGACAAAAAGGACTCTAGATAAATCAATAGTTTGTAACTTTATCAAAGCTTAGCGTTCTAGTTACTGGCAGTTAGCATTTTGCAAGAACTTCAGTATTTGGTATTAAACTACAACTGCCAGAAGAGATTGCTTTAATGCCGTTTTGTAATGTTCTCTTTCATTTCTAGATATTGGACTTCACAGATCATGTTTGGACAGAGTGCTTCTCACCTTATTTGGGAAGGTAAAACTTGTCTCTCCCTGCTGCATTAAAAGTATAATCTCTTACAATATAATTCAAGCAATGAGAGATTCTGTTCAATGATCAGATGGATGCATCTGGATCCTTGTGAAGGAATATATGACAATCCATTGCTATATGAGAAGGGGTAAATATCTAAATCTGCTACTGTTTCTTTTGAATTAGATCTTAATAATCTAGGATCTTGAAGCATGCTGTTTAGatcatttcaatttttaatcatccatgAATATCTTTGTCACAATATTCTTTTGCTCCTGTATTTTCCTTTTAAGGTGGGGAAAGAAGTTGAACTATGTTATTGCTATAGCTAGAGATGGAGTTTATGATGTCACTAAACGTTACACGAAAAAATGGCATGAGGTATTACTATTCATTTCAAATATGGGCATTTTTCTTCCATTTAGACAATATGAAATACATATCTTTATAAGTTTATTTAGAGACTTCATATTGCAGGTTTTGTCCAGACGAGTCATAACAACCGAGCCTGCTCTGGCCAGTATCATATCTGACATCACAAGAGAAAGACGTAGGAACTTAAGCTCTCAGATGCTCATAGAATATCATGAGCGTGACAAGAGGGAAGCAGAAGAAATTGAGAGGAGCTTCTCATTGCAAGATGACACATCAATCTCACTTCCTGGGAGACAAAGTGGGGATAAAGTATGGCGTATAGCAAGATCAGAATTTGGTTCTGATGAACATTGTTCCTTGAGTTCCTCATCTTGTCCAGTTCGCAAATGTGTGGATGAGCACGTCACAAAAATTTATGATGCATTTTTTCCTCTCCTCCATCAATTAGTAGAGGAAGCATCTAATAGTTCTAGAGCAACAGAAGTTCTTGAGATTATTAGAAAGATTTTAATTGGTCTGAAAAACTCACCTTTTAAAACCAGAAGAACTAAGATAGATGCTGTATCTGACTCACTGCTCAGTAGCATGCTTCCCTCATTTGGTCAACTGTTCGATGCCCTGTCACTGAAGTGTGAACCAGGGGTTGAAGGGTTTACTGATATATGTATAGCTTCAGATCCTGTGAAAACGTCCTTGGCACTACCTGTTGTCTTCCATGCACTAGATGATTTGATCCATAATGTAAGTGCTTGTAAAAACTTGAAAAAAGAATCTCTTTCATGGCCACTTCTGAAGTTAAACAGAATATGTTCTGGTTTCGTACTTGCAAGTGGCGAGGAACTTCCTTTTGGAATAGTAAGTAGCAATTTTGAACCTGTATTTTTTAAGTAGAGTTTCTATTGGGTTCTATACCAAAAAACAAATTTCTTTCGGTGCTCTCAAACTCAATTATCATCATTGGCAATATTTCAGGCTACATCTGCATTTGATGGAACACGCTTGTCAAAGTTTGAAGAACCAAATGGTGCTACAGGTATTCAAGTACTTTCTCTTCAATTCAATTCTGATAAATGGCccgctcaaaaaaaaaaaaaaaaaaaaaaatctgataaATGGAATCTTTGTTGTCCAAGTGTTCAGTGTTGTCTTTGAACTTTCTATGCAGTAAAGATAATTGTTTGTTCATATATCTGCCCCCCGCACCCCCACCCATGTAAAGGGGAAAAAGAAGAATCAATAAGAAAGAGCTGTTtcctttaatatattttaaagaaaaaaaaagagctgTTTCCTACTTGAGGTAGAACAGTATTAATAGAAAAAGTTTTCTTCATGCTTTCCTGGCATAATTTACTGTTTTTctaatacaaaataaatatggAATATCTAACCTCTCTGCTTGTGTCATTGATTGGCATATAGAAGTGTGAACACAGTGGATGATTCTTTGCTAATTACTTCACGAGCTTTCTTCAAACCAAGTTACTTGAGGAAACAAGCCAAACTTCCCCATCTATTGTTTAGAATAGATTATGTACTCTCAAATTCAGCTCAGTACATAAATGGAAAAGGCTATCCTTGttgcaaataattaaaaactgaaaaataaccATGTGAGTTAAAGGAAGATCAATTTCCATTTTTATCTACTGAAAGTTTATTTATTGATTTCAGCTAAGTTTATCATCTGTGTATGATAAGGGAACTTtccataattcatgaaaaataCGAATGTACTCCTTTATCTGGGattggttattcattttcaagaTGCAGAGTATCCAGGACTCCACAATAAGTTTGGTCAACTAAAAAATATAGAAGACTAATGACTATCAGAATGGGTTTCCTTATCCTAATTTGTCAAATTTAGCTAATAAATCGCAGAGCCTCACTATCTTGAGCATAAGATTGATATAAAAATGTTTACTTAATTTCATCAACCTATACATACATCATGTTACAAAGACTTTGGTCTTCTAGGCTGCTGGATCATTTATAAGGTATTGGAGAACCGGATGCACAAACTGGTTTCATATGAATTGATGTCAGCAAATGATGCTCCAGAGAGAGATCCGATGAACTGGTATGACATCTATGGACTTTGTATTTGTAAACAAGATTGCATGCCTATAATTAGAATGTGTCTTATGTGAGATAAGATTAATGTGATAAATCCCACATAATGGGAATAGTTCTGCTATATGTTGTATGGTTGACTGTACAACTTGAAGTTTACTTCCttggaataaaaaattattttggttTTCGTTGGGTACTTTTGTCTTCTAATTTATTACCCTGCCTCTTTGCTCGCACTTCCTTCTATCCTTGTAAAAGAATTTGTTAATTGCTGAAGAATCGCATGCTGTTTGCACATTCTGAAATGCATTGAACATATCTGTATGGATAAAGGAGTGCAGAAATGTTCTCTAATGCTTAAAAATACAATATTCACCGACGTGTATGTACATAATTTTTGGGATATCAcattttctcttcaagcttTAGATAGCATTATATCCCCCTAGACTAATGCATAATcggctttttattaaaaccatGTCAAAATTCCTCGGGTTGGACGTTAAATTGTTAACCCAATTATACTGAAAGGATCCTTGAAGGAAGTGAGGATGGAGGCTCCAGTTGGCGCATGTTGGACGAGCAAACCTCCCAGAAGTTTGATAAAAGATTCCAGCGAAAAACATATGAAGTTGGATCACAATCATTCTTGGCAAATGCCTTCAGGTAAAATCTTGCTCGGAATCTTGCACCCCAAAATTGATCTTTGTAATTGATTCCTGTAATTCATGGTATTGTAGGTTTAGGTTTCTATCTGTTCGAGATGCAAAATCAACTCCTCGGTTTCAAATAGGTAGTATTGACCTCTACGCAAGGACAAGCACTGTTCCTAGCATATAGaacagaaatgaaaaatatatgcaTGAGCTCTCCACTCTGCTAATAgctttatcatgagaaaataaaCCAAAATTCTCCCATTGTGTTCTAGCTGAGAATGGTGGCTTGTGTAGCTGGCCAATTGTAATCTGTATAACTGTATCCATATAGGAAATATATGGTTGGAACTTGGAAGACCGGAACAGGTATTATGATGTTTCAGATGTGAAACTGTTAACTGATTCTTCATTCTCTTATAGTTTCAACACTGATGTAATTTAACTATATTTGTCGGTATCTTGTTTCTTGAGTTAATTTGAATTCTACTTGCTGAGAGATAATTGAAATTTATTACTGTATCTATTAAATGTGTTTCTTTAAATTTTGGGGTGGGTAGGATATGAGTCGAGTAGAACAGTGGGTGAGACTAGGAAGAAGAAGTTGAAGTTGTTGTGTTGATGGAAATCCGAGAGTCGATACAGACTAAAGAGGGCTGAATTTTATCGATTAGGGATCCCAATGAGTTAGTTTTATACTCGCTTCGTCCTTGaaaaatagtttatttttatcattttgataCATCTATAAGAAATAATCTATTTCTATTTATAGATATTATATCATAATATTACTCATAGAATGTGTTTGGTATTTAAATTGAGATAAAAGTTGATATGTAAaacctaaataaataatactcattTCGTTCTACTTTAAGTGACAAAATTTTTGGACACATGAATTAAAGAGAAGGTGTAAAATGTTAAAGGTGGTAGGGGTTTACACTTTTTCAAAGATTAATTTTTGCTATTTATGGAACATGCCACTATAACGGAACAatccaaaatgaaatacataTTTAGTTGTATACGGTGACTTTTTGGTGTGTTCCAATACTGTGTTGTTTGTTTTCATTGCTTCAGCTTCAATTTAGAGGAAATTTAAAATTGTGTGCaaattagaaaaattaaaagaatatgtatttttatttgggtaaatatcactttaaaccttactattttcgcactatcaattatatcatgaattattgaaaattattttttaaaccttaaactatcaattttgtatgaATTGCACCCTTCACCCAATTTTCAccttttgaatttttagttagtaAGGCATAGAATCACGTCATTTTATATAATGTAggtcaaaaaaagaataattctaaCTAGATCGTGGCATCCGGCAAGACACGTCAAATTTTTTGAGCCAAAAAAATGgacgaatggtacaattgatacaatattgataattcaaggtttaaaaaatcattttcaataGTTCAGAATATAATTGATTATGcgaaagtgatatttaccctttttatTTAGAAGGTTACTTAATCTAATGTCATTAATTTTATGACCTTTCCTTTATTATCCAAAATTAGTACACCATcctcgtgcaatgcacggctcacgatatatttattaatttttaaaattataaattatgtaaaaatattaaaatgtccttatttatgaattagattaattggtcacaaaaaaattatgttaatttaaatattaatatttaatttttaaaatagtttataattatcaacttaatgagtataatattaaatttagtgagtatattattattattattattattattattattattattattattattattattattattattattattattattattattattattattaaatagcccaaaaataattaaaaattgagaaaaataagaataatattggtgtttcacgaaaccaacacctaaactacaaAGCTGAAAtcgtaaactatacctagtcgAGATGATCGGAAAGAGCGAAGTAAACGATCGGAGAACTTAATACGAGAGAGAAAATAGCTGTTATATTCAAAAACAAGAGGTAGCGTAGTTACAATGCACGAGTGCGGggcctatttatagactacatagaggggcaaaatagtaaattcgcCTGCGATGCATGCGCCTTGTGTGATCGAAGGATAGAATAGTAATTTCGTCTTTACGCGGGGGCTCTCCCGCGTTTtctggtgacttctctggcgagggtgacttctttggcgaggatgacttctctggcgagggtgacttctctgacgaggatgacttctctggcgagggtgacttctctggcgaggatgactctTCTGACCAACATGACTCTTCTGGTGAAGACGATTCTTCTGACGAGTGTATTTCTTCTGCCATACTCGTCCCGCTGGTGAGGTCGATTTCTCTGGTTCGTATcctttccctactctgcacatattactcctcatcaaatataaaaaaaatataacaataaagatgtttatataaataaataagtaattcgtatacataattaattaaatctatatgatattttaaattataaatttaagaaatataacttttttttttcaaatttatattaaatgaatacAAATTTCAtgctccttaattgcattaaaaactactataattaaaaatatttaaaatttaaaataattataattaaacaatcatcTGAATTTTTTGAAAGGAAAACAAATGACATCGTACTTATTTTTTCATCaacgaacaaaaataaaatagaaaaatagtatgatgttcaacattatagataaatgagagaaaacaaaaattaattttgacacattaaatgatcataacttattcatttctaattcattttctttataattttatatcaaattttctcgtaatctttaatttaatattcatattgaattttttttttcataaatcaaagttaacaaaaaaaactttttttaaaagaaaaaaaaaagagagaaattttCGTGTAAAAAAttgagaagaaagagaaaattttggAGATAAATACTTcccttttatactccctccgtccacgaaatgagtacccatttgtggacggcacgggttttaagaaatgtatggagtgtagtgtgaatagtttaatggtcccactttttgagtgtattaattaaagagatgtgtggggtacacttgccaaaaagggaaatgggtactcatttcgtggacggacgaaaaaggaaatatgggtactcatttcgtggacggagggagtattaaatagaTGGCTACAGTCTACCATTgactaaattaaaactaaaatttgtaTATAACTATTATGTTGATCTAGCGATAGAGTGATTAATATTTAAGATCAAATATTTTAGATTTGAGTCCATCATAACTCGATCTTTaaagttatatatttaattattaatttatcaaaaaaaatgtGCATAACTCAGCTTATAGACACAAGTAGTAACCATAATACATGCAAGAATACATACACGTCGTCATcgaaataaaattatgaattctACTGATCAATTgccaaagaaaaggaaaagagaagttttttaatttaattctcTAAAAAACAAATTGTAACAAACCATCCATCGATCTTAACTTCCTCAGCAATATacaacagaaaataaaaaagagaagaaaaaacgGAGTTTTTCACAGTTAGAGCTTGAAAGCAAGTTGAGAGAAATACCATTTGGTGAGAGAGGCCAAGTAGGAAACATATTCATTTTGATGGATTTACAAATCAAGGCAAGAAATTTATCATCCCATTTGTTAAAGGCAAAACTTGTATGGTATACAAACAACAGGTGCTtcatgagttggatgaa comes from Salvia miltiorrhiza cultivar Shanhuang (shh) chromosome 3, IMPLAD_Smil_shh, whole genome shotgun sequence and encodes:
- the LOC131014368 gene encoding peptide-N(4)-(N-acetyl-beta-glucosaminyl)asparagine amidase, which produces MVARKFVVEHGASSFDVDYDTNDGFEVLKFQLFSLTSIPPDHQKLLGGDGTTVVSDDSDLGLISDKLRLISIGEDDNSEQVETSVPDLISSDEEFARLLQAEEEALMMQQFVTSENREQVEQRIRPYIDQVLMYENPQRQEAARKTVPVDKLEEKAVVALAREGNFKPTKDELDHAFLLQLLFWFKQSFRWVNSPPCDSCNSETINQGMGIPTHSESHYGASRVELYRCKSCSSITRFPRYNDPMKLLETRKGRCGEWANCFTLYCRAFGYESRLILDFTDHVWTECFSPYLGRWMHLDPCEGIYDNPLLYEKGWGKKLNYVIAIARDGVYDVTKRYTKKWHEVLSRRVITTEPALASIISDITRERRRNLSSQMLIEYHERDKREAEEIERSFSLQDDTSISLPGRQSGDKVWRIARSEFGSDEHCSLSSSSCPVRKCVDEHVTKIYDAFFPLLHQLVEEASNSSRATEVLEIIRKILIGLKNSPFKTRRTKIDAVSDSLLSSMLPSFGQLFDALSLKCEPGVEGFTDICIASDPVKTSLALPVVFHALDDLIHNVSACKNLKKESLSWPLLKLNRICSGFVLASGEELPFGIATSAFDGTRLSKFEEPNGATGCWIIYKVLENRMHKLVSYELMSANDAPERDPMNWILEGSEDGGSSWRMLDEQTSQKFDKRFQRKTYEVGSQSFLANAFRFRFLSVRDAKSTPRFQIGSIDLYARTSTVPSI